TGAGCTTCAAGGGTAAAAGCGCCCGTGGGAAAGCGGATACTACAACCTATGACATCGGTGTGGGCTTTCTGGCAGCCGTCGAGGAAGCAGCCAAGGCCCTTGACGCGTCACTCGATGAGGTGGTGAGGGATCTCGATGAAGTCAGATATTCCACCACAATTCCTGTGAACGCCCTGATCCAAAGGACTGGCCCTAAACTAGGAGTCATCACCACGCGGGGTTTTGAGGACACGCTGGTCGTCGGCAGGGGTCGTTCCTGGGGCGATGGCATGTCTACTGCTGAGATAAGGAACCTGGCAAGAGTAGAGAGGCCTGCGCCTCTGGTATCGCGGGACATGATTGTAGGCGTGCAAGAAAGAATCGATTGCCAGGGGAATATTCTGCTTTCCCTGGACAAGGGGGACGTGCTCGAAAAACTGAAGTACCTCATGGACAGAGGTGTCAGGGGCATTGCCGTCTGTCTGCTTTGGTCATACGTGAATCCGATACACGAACAGATGATCTACGACGTCATCAGGGAAGAATATCCAGAGGTTTATTTGGGCAACATGCCAGTGATAATGTCAAGCCAGATAAATCCGGTCAGGGGCGAATACCTGCGGTTTAATAGCACTCTTCTGGACACGTACATGCATCTGGAGTCTGCTGACCAGCTTTACACTGTCGGAGCTCGGTTGAGAGAACGCGGCTATAGGAAGTCGATATTCATCGCTCACAACACG
This DNA window, taken from Chloroflexota bacterium, encodes the following:
- a CDS encoding hydantoinase/oxoprolinase family protein, coding for MRNSCCLDVGGTFTDCFLSFKGKSARGKADTTTYDIGVGFLAAVEEAAKALDASLDEVVRDLDEVRYSTTIPVNALIQRTGPKLGVITTRGFEDTLVVGRGRSWGDGMSTAEIRNLARVERPAPLVSRDMIVGVQERIDCQGNILLSLDKGDVLEKLKYLMDRGVRGIAVCLLWSYVNPIHEQMIYDVIREEYPEVYLGNMPVIMSSQINPVRGEYLRFNSTLLDTYMHLESADQLYTVGARLRERGYRKSIFIAHNTGGLGKFTRTAAINIYNSGPVAGLHGAMYLGEQLGLKNLITVDMGGTSVDFGLVVDGGIRHYFAYPVIERFRVGLPMIEMTSIGAGGGSIAWIHPESGRLRVGPKSAGAMPGPACYDMGGTEPTVTDADVVLGYIDPDFFLGGRKFLNKDQAIEVIEEKIAKPLKMSTVEAAYAIKQVVDANTSDLIFTETALKGYDPREFVLLAYGGAGASHGC